A stretch of Brassica rapa cultivar Chiifu-401-42 chromosome A08, CAAS_Brap_v3.01, whole genome shotgun sequence DNA encodes these proteins:
- the LOC103835963 gene encoding ATPase 10, plasma membrane-type isoform X2: MVLEIIVMFPIQHRSYRAGINNLLVLLIGGIPIAMPTVLSVTLAIGSHRLSQQGAITKRMTAIEEMAGMDVLCCDKTGTLTLNSLSVDRNLIEVFADYMDKDTVLLLAGRASRLENQDPIDTAIVSMLADPREARANIKEIHFLPFNPVDKRTAITYIDSDGKWFRATKGAPEQVLSLCQHNNVIAQRVHAIINRFAEKGLRSLAVAYQEVPERSSNSPGGPWKFCGLLPLFDPPRHDSGETILRALNLGVCVKMITGDQLAIAKETGRRLGMGTNMYPSSSLLGHNNNDEHEAIPVDELIEMADGFAGVFPEHKYEIVKILQEKKHVVGMTGDGVNDAPALKKADIGIAVADATDAARSSADIVLTEPGLSVIISAVLTSRAIFQRMKNYTVYAVSITIRIVLGFTLLALIWEYDFPPFMVLIIAILNDGTIMTISKDRVRPSPTPESWKLKQIFATGIVIGTYLALVTVLFYWLIVSTTFFEKHFHVKSICNNTEQVSSAVYLQVSIISQALIFVTRSRSWSFLERPGTLLIFAFLVAQLAATLIAVYAKISFANITGIGWGWAGVIWLYSLIFYVPLDVIKFVFHYALSGDAWNLVLDRKTAFTYKKDDVAANVTITQRSHSAEELSGSRSRPSWIAEQTRRRAEIARLVEGHSVSRHLESVVKLKQIDSKMIRAAHTV, from the exons ATGGTTCTTGAAATCATTGTCATGTTCCCTATACAACACCGCTCATACAGAGCTGGGATCAATAACCTTCTTGTACTGCTCATTGGAGGTATACCCATTGCCATGCCCACTGTACTATCTGTCACACTTGCCATTGGGTCTCATAGACTTTCACAACAG GGTGCCATTACAAAAAGGATGACTGCAATAGAGGAAATGGCTGGGATGGATGTGCTATGCTGTGACAAAACTGGAACTCTTACCTTAAACAGTCTTTCCGTTGATAGAAATCTCATTGAG GTTTTCGCTGACTACATGGACAAGGACACAGTTTTGTTGCTTGCAGGCCGAGCTTCACGGCTAGAGAATCAGGACCCTATAGATACAGCAATTGTTAGCATGCTTGCTGATCCTAGAGAG GCTCGTGCAAACATTAAAGAGATTCATTTCTTGCCGTTCAATCCTGTGGACAAACGTACTGCAATAACATATATTGATTCTGATGGTAAATGGTTTCGCGCTACTAAAGGAGCTCCTGAACAA GTTCTAAGCTTGTGTCAACATAACAATGTGATTGCGCAAAGAGTTCATGCCATTATCAATAGATTTGCTGAAAAAGGTTTGAGGTCTTTAGCAGTTGCTTATCAG GAAGTTCCAGAAAGAAGCAGTAATAGTCCTGGAGGACCATGGAAGTTCTGTGGTTTGTTACCACTGTTTGATCCTCCAAGGCATGACAGTGGTGAAACCATCCTCAGAGCTCTTAACCTTGGAGTTTGTGTTAAGATGATCACCG GTGATCAGTTAGCAATAGCAAAGGAGACAGGAAGACGTCTTGGTATGGGAACAAACATGTATCCTTCTTCCTCTTTGTTAGGCCACAACAACAATGATGAGCATGAAGCCATTCCAGTGGATGAGCTAATTGAAATGGCAGATGGGTTTGCTGGAGTGTTCCCTG AACACAAATACGAGATTGTAAAGATCTTACAAGAAAAGAAGCATGTGGTTGGAATGACCGGAGACGGTGTGAATGATGCTCCTGCTCTAAAAAAAGCTGACATTGGAATAGCTGTTGCAGATGCAACAGATGCTGCAAGAAGTTCTGCTGATATAGTACTAACTGAGCCTGGCTTAAGTGTAATAATCAGTGCTGTCTTGACTAGCAGAGCCATTTTCCAGCGGATGAAGAACTATACA GTATATGCAGTCTCAATCACCATAAGAATAGTG CTTGGATTTACACTTTTAGCATTGATATGGGAATATGACTTCCCACCTTTCATGGTTTTGATAATCGCAATACTCAATGATG GAACCATCATGACTATCTCTAAAGATAGAGTTAGGCCATCTCCGACACCTGAAAGCTGGAAGCTCAAACAGATATTTGCAACTGGAATTGTCATTGGAACATACTTAGCATTGGTCACTGTCCTGTTCTACTGGCTCATTGTCTCTACCACATTCTTCGAG AAACACTTCCATGTCAAATCAATCTGCAACAACACTGAACAAGTCTCATCCGCAGTGTATCTCCAAGTGAGCATCATAAGCCAAGCACTCATATTCGTAACACGCAGTCGAAGCTGGTCCTTTCTAGAACGTCCCGGGACTCTCCTGATCTTTGCTTTCCTTGTTGCTCAACTT GCAGCTACATTGATTGCAGTCTATGCCAAGATCAGCTTTGCTAACATCACTGGCATTGGATGGGGATGGGCAGGTGTTATATGGTTATACAGTCTGATATTTTATGTGCCTTTAGATGTTATTAAGTTCGTCTTCCATTATGCATTGAGTGGAGATGCTTGGAACCTTGTATTAGACCGTAAG ACAGCTTTTACTTATAAGAAAGATGATGTAGCAGCCAATGTAACCATCACTCAGAGAAGCCATTCAGCAGAAGAACTTAGTGGAAGTCGCTCTCGCCCTTCTTGGATCGCTGAACAAACCAGAAGGCGTGCAGAAATCGCCAG GCTCGTGGAGGGCCACTCGGTGTCAAGGCATTTAGAATCAGTGGTCAAGCTCAAACAAATTGACTCAAAGATGATCCGTGCAGCTCATACTGTCTAA
- the LOC103835961 gene encoding alanine aminotransferase 1, mitochondrial, with the protein MRRFVIGQAKNLIDQTRQARHKSLRLLSLLAASDSAPVLSSPHLFSSSSDMSGSGSDSSSSSLPVTLDSLNPKVLKCEYAVRGEIVNIAQKLQEDLKINKDAYPFDEIIYCNIGNPQSLGQQPITFFREVLALCSHTALLDESATHGLFSSDSIDRAWKILDQIPGKATGAYSHSQGIKGLRDAIAAGIEARDGFPADPNDIFMTDGASPGVHMMMQLLISSEKDGILCPIPQYPLYSASIALHGGSLVPYYLDEASGWGLEISELKKQLQDARSKGITVRALVVINPGNPTGQVLAEENQREIVDFCKKEGLVLLADEVYQENVYVPDKKFHSFKKVARSMGYGEKDVCLVSFQSISKGYYGECGKRGGYMEITGFTSDVRAQIYKLASVNLCSNISGQILASLVMSPPKPGDDSYDSYIAEKEGILSSLAKRAKTLEEALNKLEGVTCNRAEGAMYLFPCINLPQKAIAAAEAAKTSPDAFYCKRLLNATGIVVVPGSGFRQVPGTWHFRCTILPQEDKIPAIVNRLTEFHKSFMDEFRN; encoded by the exons ATGCGGAGATTCGTTATTGGCCAAGCTAAAAATCTCATTGATCAGACTCGTCAAGCTCGTCACAAAAGCCTCCGCCTTCTCTCTCTACTAGCTGCTTCCGACTCTGCTCCTGTTCTTTCTTCGCCGCATCTCTTTTCTTCGTCTTCAGACATgtctggttctggttctgaTTCATCGTCCTCCTCTCTTCCCGTTACTCTTGACTCCCTCAACCCCAAG gtTCTGAAATGTGAGTATGCTGTCCGTGGAGAGATTGTCAACATTGCTCAG AAActtcaagaagatttgaagatTAACAAGGATGCTTATCCCTTCGATGAG ATTATCTACTGTAACATTGGAAATCCGCAATCTCTAGGCCAACAGCCGATAACTTTTTTCAGAGAG GTTCTTGCTTTGTGTTCCCACACAGCTTTGTTGGACGAGAGTGCAACACATGGTTTGTTCAG TTCTGATTCTATTGACCGTGCTTGGAAGATTCTGGACCAAATTCCCGGGAAAGCTACCGGTGCTTACAGCCACAGCCAG GGTATCAAGGGACTACGTGATGCAATTGCTGCTGGAATCGAAGCCCGTGATGGTTTCCCTGCTGATCCTAATGATATTTTCATGACAGATGGTGCTAGCCCTGGG GTTCATATGATGATGCAACTTCTCATAAGTTCAGAGAAAGATGGAATCCTTTGCCCTATTCCTCAGTACCCATTGTACTCAGCTTCCATTGCCCTTCATGGCGGAAGTCTG GTTCCGTACTACCTTGACGAAGCGTCAGGATGGGGTCTTGAGATATctgagctgaagaagcaactgcAGGATGCTAGGTCAAAGGGCATCACTGTAAGAGCCTTGGTGGTCATCAACCCTGGGAACCCGACAGGACAG GTTCTTGCGGAAGAAAACCAGCGTGAGATTGTTGATTTCTGTAAGAAAGAGGGCTTAGTTCTTTTAGCCGACGAGGTTTATCAGGAAAACGTCTACGTCCCTGACAAAAAGTTCCATTCTTTCAAGAAAGTAGCCCGGTCTATGGGCTACGGTGAGAAGGATGTCTGCTTAGTCTCGTTCCAGTCTATCTCCAAAG GGTACTACGGAGAGTGTGGGAAAAGAGGTGGTTACATGGAGATTACTGGCTTCACTTCTGATGTAAGAGCACAGATATACAAACTGGCTTCTGTGAATCTTTGCTCCAACATCTCTGGTCAGATTCTTGCTAGCCTCGTCATGAGCCCTCCAAAG CCTGGTGACGACTCCTATGACTCATACATAGCAGAGAAAGAGGGAATCCTCTCCTCTTTAGCAAAACGTGCAAAG ACCCTTGAAGAAGCTCTGAACAAGCTGGAGGGTGTGACATGCAACAGAGCAGAAGGAGCTATGTATCTATTCCCTTGCATTAACCTTCCACAAAAGGCCATTGCAGCTGCAGAAGCTGCAAAGACATCACCAGACGCGTTCTACTGCAAACGCCTTTTAAACGCTACCGGAATAGTCGTGGTCCCTGGCTCTGGCTTTAGACAG GTACCGGGAACGTGGCATTTCAGGTGCACCATACTTCCTCAAGAAGATAAGATTCCTGCAATCGTGAACCGTCTCACTGAGTTCCACAAGAGCTTCATGGATGAGTTCCGCAACTAA
- the LOC103835964 gene encoding O-fucosyltransferase 5 yields the protein MDRNSSDEDEDHRNLIPHHDTRENELHSATTALATNRANGRGRSPRSAFQIEEALSRSGNPRKISLNKRYIIAAVSLTLLLFLFLFSFTDTRTFFPLNLSSFKLDANESELRALYLLKQQQRDLVSLLNHNNSSNAIESNVESAISLSKQIEEALLSPHKTGNSSLSGLDSDSITSSCGKVDQSLSERRTIEWKPREDKFLFAICLSGQMSNHLICLEKHMFFAALLDRVLVIPSPKFDYQYDRVIDIDRINTCLGRTVVVSFDQFKKEKGGARIDRFICYFSSPQPCYVDEEHVGKLKGLGVAVGGKLEAPWSEDIKKPSKRGFGEVVEKFKGEDGVIAIGDVFYADLEREWVMQPGGPIKHKCKTLIEPSRLIVLTAQRFIQTFLGKHFVAMHLRRHGFLKFCNAKSPSCFYPIPQAADCISRIVEMANAPVIYLSTDAAESETGLLQSLVVVDGKVVPLVKRPPRNSAEKWDSLLYRHGIEDDSQVDAMLDKTICAMSSVFIGASGSTFTEDILRLRKDWGTSSMCDEYLCRGEEPNFIAEDE from the exons ATGGATCGAAACTCGTCGGACGAAGACGAGGACCACCGTAACTTAATCCCTCATCACGACACCAGAGAAAACGAGCTTCATTCCGCCACCACCGCCTTAGCCACTAATAGAGCAAACGGCAGAGGCAGAAGTCCGAGATCGGCCTTCCAGATCGAGGAAGCCTTGTCCCGATCCGGTAACCCTCGAAAAATCTCACTCAACAAGCGTTACATCATCGCCGCCGTCTCTCTaactctcctcctcttccttttcctcttctcatTCACTGATACTCGCACCTTCTTCCCTCTGAATCTCTCAAGCTTCAAGCTTGATGCCAATGAATCTGAGCTACGAGCTCTGTATCTTCTGAAGCAGCAACAGCGTGACCTCGTCTCTCTCTTAAACCACAACAACTCCTCGAACGCGATTGAATCTAATGTGGAATCCGCTATTTCGCTAAGCAAACAGATCGAAGAAGCGCTTCTCTCACCGCACAAGACAGGAAACTCCTCCCTCTCTGGTCTTGATTCAGACAGTATCACTAGCTCTTGTGGAAAAGTAGATCAGAGCTTGTCGGAGAGGAGAACGATAGAGTGGAAGCCTAGAGAAGACAAGTTCCTCTTCGCGATCTGTCTCTCGGGGCAAATGAGCAACCACTTGATCTGCTTAGAGAAACACATGTTCTTCGCCGCGTTGTTAGATCGAGTCCTCGTGATCCCGAGTCCTAAGTTTGATTACCAGTACGATAGAGTGATAGATATAGATCGGATTAATACTTGCTTGGGGAGAACCGTTGTTGTTTCTTTCGATCAGTTCAAGAAGGAGAAGGGTGGTGCTCGTATTGATAGGTTTATTTGTTACTTCTCGTCGCCGCAGCCTTGTTATGTTGACGAAGAGCATGTTGGTAAGCTCAAGGGGTTGGGGGTTGCCGTTGGTGGGAAGCTTGAGGCTCCTTGGAGTGAGGATATAAAGAAGCCGAGTAAGAGAGGTTTTGGGGAAGTGGTGGAGAAGTTTAAGGGTGAGGATGGTGTGATTGCTATTGGGGATGTTTTTTATGCTGATTTGGAGAGAGAGTGGGTGATGCAGCCTGGTGGACCTATTAAGCATAAGTGCAAGACGCTGATTGAACCGAGCAGGCTCATTGTGTTGACGGCGCAGAGGTTTATCCAGACGTTCTTGGGGAAGCACTTTGTCGCAATGCATCTCCGTAGACATGGGTTCTTGAAGTTCTG CAATGCGAAATCGCCAAGTTGCTTTTATCCGATACCACAAGCTGCAGACTGCATCAGTCGGATAGTGGAAATGGCCAATGCTCCAGTGATCTATCTTTCAACAGATGCTGCAGAAAGTGAAACTGGTCTGCTTCAGTCACTAGTAGTCGTTGATGGAAAAGTAGTTCCGCTTGTCAAACGTCCTCCTCGCAACTCAGCGGAAAAGTGGGACTCGTTGTTGTATAGACATGGTATAGAGGATGACTCTCAG GTGGATGCTATGTTGGATAAAACgatatgtgcaatgtcaagtgTCTTCATTGGAGCATCGGGTTCTACTTTTACAGAGGATATCTTGCGGCTAAGGAAAGACTGGGGAACGTCTTCTATGTGCGATGAATATCTCTGTCGAGGCGAAGAACCAAACTTCATAGCAGAAGATGAATAA
- the LOC103835962 gene encoding ubiquitin-conjugating enzyme E2 34 has protein sequence MAEKACIKRLQKEYRALCKEPVSHVVARPSPNDILEWHYVLEGSDGTPFAGGYYYGKIKFPPEYPYKPPGITMTTPSGRFITQKKICLSMSDFHPESWNPMWSVSSILTGLLSFMMDTSPTTGSVNTSVAEKQQLAKSSLAFNCKTPAFRKLFPEYVEKYKQQELAEQTRQTSPESPQESSTKAESEKTVDPTKEDSEGGLKEKRKKKKQGLPAWIIVLLVSVFGAVMALPLLQL, from the exons ATGGCAGAAAAGGCTTGTATAAAACGTCTCCAAAAGGAATATAGAGCACTTTGCAAG GAACCAGTCTCCCATGTTGTTGCTCGTCCTTCCCCAAATGACATTCTCGAGTGGC ATTATGTTCTGGAAGGTAGTGATGGAACACCTTTTGCAG GTGGATATTACTATGGAAAGATCAAGTTCCCTCCAGAGTATCCTTATAAGCCACCTGGAATTAC AATGACTACACCAAGCGGTCGGTTCATCACGCAAAAGAAAATATGTTTGTCTATGAGTGATT TTCATCCAGAAAGCTGGAACCCGATGTGGTCTGTGTCAAG CATACTTACAGGACTCCTCTCATTCATG ATGGATACCAGTCCAACAACCGGAAGTGTGAACACTAGTGTAGCTGAGAAACAACAGCTGGCTAAGTCATCTCTCGCTTTCAATTGTAAAAC CCCAGCATTCCGAAAGCTATTTCCAGAATACGTAGAGAAGTACAAGCAGCAGGAACTAGCTGAACAAACGCGACAGACGTCACCAGAgtctcctcaagagagcagcacaaAAGCAGAGTCAGAGAAAACAGTAGACCCAACAAAGGAGGACTCAGAGGGTGGCTtgaaggagaagaggaagaagaagaaacaaggaTTACCAGCGTGGATAATAGTGTTGCTAGTGTCGGTGTTCGGTGCAGTAATGGCGTTGCCCTTGCTTCAGCTATGA
- the LOC103835963 gene encoding ATPase 10, plasma membrane-type isoform X1, producing the protein MAEDLDKPLLDPDTFNREGVDLGLLPLEEVFEHLKTSPTGLLSGDAEERLKIFGLNKLEEKQENKFLKFLGFMWNPLSWVMEAAALIAIALANSESQGPDWEDFVGIVCLLLINATISFFEENNAGNAAAALMARLALKTRVLRDGQWQEQDASILVPGDIISIKLGDIIPADARLLDGDPLKIDQSVLTGESLPVTKKKGDQVFSGSTCKQGEIEAVVIATGSTTFFGKTACLVDSTDVTGHLQQVLTSIGNFCICSIAVGMVLEIIVMFPIQHRSYRAGINNLLVLLIGGIPIAMPTVLSVTLAIGSHRLSQQGAITKRMTAIEEMAGMDVLCCDKTGTLTLNSLSVDRNLIEVFADYMDKDTVLLLAGRASRLENQDPIDTAIVSMLADPREARANIKEIHFLPFNPVDKRTAITYIDSDGKWFRATKGAPEQVLSLCQHNNVIAQRVHAIINRFAEKGLRSLAVAYQEVPERSSNSPGGPWKFCGLLPLFDPPRHDSGETILRALNLGVCVKMITGDQLAIAKETGRRLGMGTNMYPSSSLLGHNNNDEHEAIPVDELIEMADGFAGVFPEHKYEIVKILQEKKHVVGMTGDGVNDAPALKKADIGIAVADATDAARSSADIVLTEPGLSVIISAVLTSRAIFQRMKNYTVYAVSITIRIVLGFTLLALIWEYDFPPFMVLIIAILNDGTIMTISKDRVRPSPTPESWKLKQIFATGIVIGTYLALVTVLFYWLIVSTTFFEKHFHVKSICNNTEQVSSAVYLQVSIISQALIFVTRSRSWSFLERPGTLLIFAFLVAQLAATLIAVYAKISFANITGIGWGWAGVIWLYSLIFYVPLDVIKFVFHYALSGDAWNLVLDRKTAFTYKKDDVAANVTITQRSHSAEELSGSRSRPSWIAEQTRRRAEIARLVEGHSVSRHLESVVKLKQIDSKMIRAAHTV; encoded by the exons ATGGCTGAGGATTTAGACAAGCCATTGCTGGATCCTGATACTTTCAACAGAGAAGGAGTTGACTTG GGTCTATTGCCATTGGAGGAGGTTTTTGAACACCTAAAAACATCTCCTACAGGGCTTTTATCTGGAGATGCTGAAGAAAGATTGAAGATATTTGGTCTTAACAAACTTGAAGAGAAACAG GAGAACAAGTTTCTCAAGTTCCTAGGTTTCATGTGGAACCCTTTGTCATGGGTTATGGAAGCTGCAGCATTGATAGCCATCGCCCTTGCAAATAGTGAG AGCCAAGGTCCTGACTGGGAAGACTTTGTTGGAATAGTTTGTCTTTTACTGATCAACGCAACAATCAGCTTCTTTGAAGAGAATAATGCTGGGAATGCTGCTGCAGCTCTCATGGCTCGCTTGGCTCTAAAAACAAGA GTTCTTAGAGATGGACAGTGGCAAGAGCAAGATGCGTCTATCTTGGTACCTGGTGATATAATTAGCATAAAACTTGGGGATATCATTCCTGCTGATGCTCGCCTTCTTGATGGAGACCCCTTGAAGATTGATCAG TCAGTGTTGACCGGTGAATCGCTACCTGTGACCAAGAAGAAGGGTGATCAAGTCTTCTCTGGCTCTACTTGTAAGCAAGGTGAAATAGAAGCTGTTGTGATAGCCACTGGTTCCACCACTTTCTTTGGTAAGACAGCATGTTTGGTGGACAGCACAGATGTAACTGGACATCTTCAGCAG GTTCTGACATCAATTGGGAACTTCTGCATTTGCTCCATAGCTGTTGGGATGGTTCTTGAAATCATTGTCATGTTCCCTATACAACACCGCTCATACAGAGCTGGGATCAATAACCTTCTTGTACTGCTCATTGGAGGTATACCCATTGCCATGCCCACTGTACTATCTGTCACACTTGCCATTGGGTCTCATAGACTTTCACAACAG GGTGCCATTACAAAAAGGATGACTGCAATAGAGGAAATGGCTGGGATGGATGTGCTATGCTGTGACAAAACTGGAACTCTTACCTTAAACAGTCTTTCCGTTGATAGAAATCTCATTGAG GTTTTCGCTGACTACATGGACAAGGACACAGTTTTGTTGCTTGCAGGCCGAGCTTCACGGCTAGAGAATCAGGACCCTATAGATACAGCAATTGTTAGCATGCTTGCTGATCCTAGAGAG GCTCGTGCAAACATTAAAGAGATTCATTTCTTGCCGTTCAATCCTGTGGACAAACGTACTGCAATAACATATATTGATTCTGATGGTAAATGGTTTCGCGCTACTAAAGGAGCTCCTGAACAA GTTCTAAGCTTGTGTCAACATAACAATGTGATTGCGCAAAGAGTTCATGCCATTATCAATAGATTTGCTGAAAAAGGTTTGAGGTCTTTAGCAGTTGCTTATCAG GAAGTTCCAGAAAGAAGCAGTAATAGTCCTGGAGGACCATGGAAGTTCTGTGGTTTGTTACCACTGTTTGATCCTCCAAGGCATGACAGTGGTGAAACCATCCTCAGAGCTCTTAACCTTGGAGTTTGTGTTAAGATGATCACCG GTGATCAGTTAGCAATAGCAAAGGAGACAGGAAGACGTCTTGGTATGGGAACAAACATGTATCCTTCTTCCTCTTTGTTAGGCCACAACAACAATGATGAGCATGAAGCCATTCCAGTGGATGAGCTAATTGAAATGGCAGATGGGTTTGCTGGAGTGTTCCCTG AACACAAATACGAGATTGTAAAGATCTTACAAGAAAAGAAGCATGTGGTTGGAATGACCGGAGACGGTGTGAATGATGCTCCTGCTCTAAAAAAAGCTGACATTGGAATAGCTGTTGCAGATGCAACAGATGCTGCAAGAAGTTCTGCTGATATAGTACTAACTGAGCCTGGCTTAAGTGTAATAATCAGTGCTGTCTTGACTAGCAGAGCCATTTTCCAGCGGATGAAGAACTATACA GTATATGCAGTCTCAATCACCATAAGAATAGTG CTTGGATTTACACTTTTAGCATTGATATGGGAATATGACTTCCCACCTTTCATGGTTTTGATAATCGCAATACTCAATGATG GAACCATCATGACTATCTCTAAAGATAGAGTTAGGCCATCTCCGACACCTGAAAGCTGGAAGCTCAAACAGATATTTGCAACTGGAATTGTCATTGGAACATACTTAGCATTGGTCACTGTCCTGTTCTACTGGCTCATTGTCTCTACCACATTCTTCGAG AAACACTTCCATGTCAAATCAATCTGCAACAACACTGAACAAGTCTCATCCGCAGTGTATCTCCAAGTGAGCATCATAAGCCAAGCACTCATATTCGTAACACGCAGTCGAAGCTGGTCCTTTCTAGAACGTCCCGGGACTCTCCTGATCTTTGCTTTCCTTGTTGCTCAACTT GCAGCTACATTGATTGCAGTCTATGCCAAGATCAGCTTTGCTAACATCACTGGCATTGGATGGGGATGGGCAGGTGTTATATGGTTATACAGTCTGATATTTTATGTGCCTTTAGATGTTATTAAGTTCGTCTTCCATTATGCATTGAGTGGAGATGCTTGGAACCTTGTATTAGACCGTAAG ACAGCTTTTACTTATAAGAAAGATGATGTAGCAGCCAATGTAACCATCACTCAGAGAAGCCATTCAGCAGAAGAACTTAGTGGAAGTCGCTCTCGCCCTTCTTGGATCGCTGAACAAACCAGAAGGCGTGCAGAAATCGCCAG GCTCGTGGAGGGCCACTCGGTGTCAAGGCATTTAGAATCAGTGGTCAAGCTCAAACAAATTGACTCAAAGATGATCCGTGCAGCTCATACTGTCTAA
- the LOC103835960 gene encoding auxin-responsive protein SAUR77-like → MAKFGKLTKLIKKWPSFTKNHHSTTESTSSVATTKVSKCEDLQLVYVGKSRRPYMLSSNVINHPLVQELLDRSSRFINELHDQKTVLVLACEVVLFEHLLWMLEDSFSNHDDDDDREIGSVQELAEFYTY, encoded by the coding sequence ATGGCTAAGTTCGGAAAGCTAACAAAGCTCATAAAGAAATGGCCTTCCTTCACCAAGAACCACCACTCAACCACCGAATCCACCTCCTCCGTGGCCACCACCAAGGTCTCAAAATGCGAAGATCTTCAACTGGTCTACGTCGGGAAGTCTCGGAGACCTTACATGCTTAGTTCCAACGTCATCAACCATCCGCTTGTCCAAGAACTACTTGATAGATCGTCGAGATTCATCAACGAACTTCACGATCAAAAGACTGTCTTAGTACTAGCTTGTGAAGTAGTATTGTTCGAGCACTTATTATGGATGCTCGAAGACAGTTTCTCCAATcacgacgatgatgatgatcgaGAGATAGGATCTGTCCAGGAGTTGGCTGAGTTCTACACTTATTGA